One region of Gossypium raimondii isolate GPD5lz chromosome 6, ASM2569854v1, whole genome shotgun sequence genomic DNA includes:
- the LOC105772228 gene encoding uncharacterized protein LOC105772228, with product MQFGIEALTICPKKNQTEKHCNFCMMTSSFVSESAASWVIGDYIGMESCFDLYNNDQVCSGGGGGDGGRVFRESRVKRGQRCRKEFPPPIPSLARTENQPPHMPWVLQRYYTNDGRLILREEKVKHHEYFRAHRSNGRLTLHLIPLDNEDNDTDVEEEEAKEEDDQGNVVVETSIKDNNESEESMVKCPVGDNNDNGIAANGGKCMNYSSVRTSPTCFLGLPAIRPVHS from the coding sequence ATGCAGTTTGGTATTGAAGCCTTAACCATATGTCCAAAGAAGAACCAAACTGAGAAGCATTGCAATTTTTGTATGATGACTTCAAGTTTCGTTTCTGAATCGGCGGCTTCTTGGGTCATTGGTGATTACATTGGTATGGAAAGCTGCTTTGATCTCTATAACAACGACCAGGTTTgcagtggtggtggtggtggtgacgGCGGCCGTGTTTTCCGTGAAAGCCGTGTGAAGCGAGGACAGCGGTGTAGGAAGGAGTTCCCTCCGCCGATACCGTCGCTTGCTCGCACCGAGAATCAACCACCTCATATGCCTTGGGTGCTTCAAAGGTATTACACTAATGACGGACGGTTGATTCTTAGAGAAGAGAAGGTTAAACACCATGAATATTTCCGGGCTCATCGATCCAATGGTCGTTTAACATTGCATCTTATTCCCTTGGATAATGAGGATAATGATACAGatgtagaagaagaagaagcaaaggaAGAGGATGATCAAGGTAATGTTGTTGTTGAAACTTCGATTAAAGACAATAATGAGAGTGAAGAATCAATGGTGAAATGTCCAGTTggtgataataatgataatggGATAGCAGCAAATGGAGGGAAGTGCATGAACTACAGCAGTGTAAGAACAAGTCCCACATGTTTTCTGGGTTTGCCAGCAATCAGGCCAGTTCACTCTTAG